The following coding sequences are from one Melanotaenia boesemani isolate fMelBoe1 chromosome 19, fMelBoe1.pri, whole genome shotgun sequence window:
- the atp8b1 gene encoding phospholipid-transporting ATPase IC has protein sequence MNRRRADSQGSLGPDDEAMPYSDDETDDELDEGSEDEVEEPVEAPYPPVETRPHDMGWKVKANNRPYHHLPEFQKKVFLCIKKSKYSGNAIKTYKYNVLTFLPLNLYEQFKRAANLYFLALLILQIIPEISTLPWYTTLIPLVVVLGITAIKDLVDDLARHRMDKEINNRKCDVLLNGRFQESKWMDIQVGDVVCLKKNDFVPADILLLSSSNPNSLCYVETAELDGETNLKFKMGLRVTDERLQEERQLAEFDALIECEEPNNRLDKFIGTMLWDRERYPLELDNMLLRGCKIRNTEKCHGLVIFAGGDTKIMRNSGKTRFKRTKIDELMNYMVYTIFALLILVSAGLAIGHSFWYDAIGSKAWYLYDGKDHASSYRGFLSFWGYIIVLNTMVPISLYVSVEVIRLGQSKFINWDLQMYLPEKDTAAKARTTTLNEQLGQIEYIFSDKTGTLTQNIMQFKKCTIAGRSYGDPTTAEGVSLERGKPVDWSWNRHADRKFQFMDNFLVAHVRSKKDKDALEFFKLLSLCHTVMVEDKDGELVYQAASPDEGALVTAARNFGFVFLSRTQDTITIMEMGQEATYEMLALLDFNSDRKRMSIILKFPDGRIRLYCKGADTVIYERLAPNCRHKDSTQSALDVFANETLRTLCLCYKDISADEYEAWSRQHKEAQVTMVDRDAALDRMYEQIENNLMLIGATAIEDKLQDGVPETISKLAKADIKIWVLTGDKKETAENIGYSCSLLTNDMQIHYGEDVNEKLRIRQANRRNEPSSSFQRGKRKPAEPFFPEPGKNALIITGGWLNEILYEKKKKRRRLRLRRLGKRTPPSNPQDGQPMNDGEKEMRQIDFVDMACECEAVICCRVTPKQKANVVTLVKKYKKAVTLSIGDGANDVNMIKTADIGVGISGQEGMQAVMSSDYAFAQFRYLQRLLLVHGRWSYIRMCKFLRFFFFKNFAFTLVHFWYSFFSGFSSQIAYEDWFITLYNLAYSSLPVLLVGLLDQDVNDRLSLKFPKLYIPGQQGTMFNYKNFFISLFHGIFVSLVIFFIPYGAFLQTMGQDGEAPSDQQSFAVVAASSLIFTVNLQISLDTSYWTFVNCFAVLGSIAIYFGIMFDIHSAGIHVIFPSVFTFTGAASNALRQPYLWLTILLTVGISLLPAICIQFLYKTIWPSEGDKVQRNRKKYEMELEEEEKRKVPAFQRDRRSRRSAYAFSHSRGYADLISSGRSIRRRPPARGGPQNSIREFPQREAENI, from the exons ATGAATAGGCGGCGTGCAGACTCGCAGGGCTCCCTGGGGCCTGATGATGAGGCCATGCCGTACAGTGATGACGAGACGGACGATGAACTGGACGAAGGCTCTGAAGATGAAGTTGAGGAGCCCGTGGAAGCACCATACCCCCCAGTGGAAACAAGACCCCACG ACATGGGCTGGAAGGTGAAAGCCAACAACCGGCCGTATCACCATTTGCCAGAGTTCCAGAAAAAAGTCTTTCTGTGCATAAAGAAGAGCAAATACTCT GGAAATGCTATTAAGACATACAAGTACAACGTCCTCACCTTCCTCCCTCTGAACCTGTACGAGCAGTTTAAGAGAGCAGCCAACCTGTACTTCCTGGCTCTGCTCATCTTACAG ATCATACCAGAAATTTCCACGCTGCCTTGGTACACCACACTGATTCCTCTGGTTGTGGTGCTGGGAATCACCGCCATCAAAGACCTGGTGGATGATCTG GCTCGTCACAGGATGGACAAAGAGatcaacaacaggaagtgtgATGTCTTGTTAAATGGCAG GTTTCAAGAGTCAAAATGGATGGACATCCAGGTCGGAGACGTGGTTTGCCTCAAGAAAAACGACTTTGTTCCG GCTGACATCCTGTTGTTATCCAGTTCCAACCCAAACAGCCTCTGTTACGTAGAGACAGCCGAGCTTGACGG AGAAACGAACTTGAAGTTTAAGATGGGACTTCGAGTGACGGATGAGAGACTGCAGGAAGAACGCCAGCTGGCAGAGTTTGATG cccTGATTGAATGTGAGGAACCAAACAACCGTCTGGACAAGTTCATAGGGACAATGTTGTGGGACAGAGAGCGTTACCCTCTGGAACTGGACAACATGCTGCTCCGAGGCTGCAAAATCAGGAACACGGAGAAGTGCCACGGACTGGTCATCTTCGCAG GAGGAGACACCAAAATCATGAGGAACAGTGGAAAAACGAGATTCAAGAGAACTAAAATTGATGAGCTGATGAACTACATGGTTTACACG ATCTTTGCTCTGCTCATCCTGGTCTCGGCTGGTCTGGCTATCGGTCACTCCTTCTGGTACGATGCGATTGGCTCTAAGGCCTGGTATCTGTATGACGGCAAAGACCATGCCTCTTCTTACAGAGGCTTCCTCAGCTTCTGGGGGTACATCATCGTCCTCAATACCATGGTGCCTATTTCACTATATGTCAG TGTGGAGGTGATCCGTCTGGGCCAGAGCAAATTCATCAACTGGGACCTCCAGATGTATCTTCCAGAGAAAGACACAGCAGCCAAG GCTCGAACCACCACCCTGAATGAGCAGCTCGGTCAGATCGAGTACATCTTCTCCGACAAGACGGGAACTCTGACTCAGAACATCATGCAGTTCAAGAAGTGCACCATCGCAGGACGCAGCTATG GTGACCCAACCACTGCAGAGGGCGTGTCGCTGGAACGTGGAAAG CCGGTGGACTGGAGCTGGAACCGTCATGCTGACAGAAAGTTCCAGTTCATGGATAATTTCCTGGTTGCCCATGTCCGATCCAAGAAGGACAAAGATGCCCTGGAGTTCTTCAAACTGCTCTCCCTCTGCCACACAGTCATGGTGGAAGACAAAGACG GTGAGCTGGTGTACCAGGCTGCATCTCCTGATGAGGGCGCTCTGGTGACAGCCGCCAGGAACTTCGGCTTCGTGTTTCTGTCTCGCACGCAGGACACAATCACCATCATGGAGATGGGACAGGAGGCAACCTATGAAATGCTGGCGCTGCTTGACTTCAACTCTGACCGCAAGCGCATGTCTATCATCT TGAAGTTTCCTGATGGCCGTATCCGTCTGTACTGTAAAGGAGCAGACACCGTCATCTATGAGCGACTCGCCCCCAACTGCAGACACAAGGACAGCACCCAGAGCGCGCTGGAT gTCTTTGCCAACGAGACATTGCGGACGCTGTGTTTGTGTTACAAAGACATCAGTGCAGATGAGTACGAGGCCTGGTCCAGACAACACAAAGAAGCCCAGGTGACCATGGTCGACCGAGATGCTGCCCTCGACCGCATGTACGAGCAGATCGAGAACAACCTGATG ctgattgGAGCAACGGCTATAGAGGACAAGCTGCAGGACGGCGTTCCAGAGACCATCTCCAAACTGGCCAAGGCCGACATCAAGATCTGGGTCCTGACCGGGGACAAAAAAG AGACTGCAGAGAACATCGGCTACTCCTGCTCACTTCTGACAAACGACATGCAGATCCACTATGGAGAAGATGTTAA CGAGAAGCTGAGGATTCGTCAGGCCAACAGGAGAAATGAACCATCTTCAAGTTTTCAGCGAGGCAAAAGAAAACCTGCAGAGCCTTTCTTTCCAGAACCAGGCAAAAACGCTCTCATCATCACTGGAGGATGGCTG aacgaAATTCTttatgaaaagaagaagaaacgtCGTCGCCTTCGTCTCCGTCGTCTGGGAAAAAGAACTCCTCCCAGCAACCCTCAAGATGGCCAGCCAATGAATGACGGGGAGAAGGAGATGAGACAG ATTGACTTTGTGGACATGGCCTGTGAGTGTGAGGCGGTGATCTGCTGTCGCGTTACACCCAAACAAAAAGCTAATGTGGTGACTTTGGTGAAGAAGTACAAGAAGGCTGTGACGCTGTCCATCGGAGACGGAGCTAATGATGTCAACATGATCAAGA cTGCAGACATCGGTGTGGGCATCAGCGGTCAGGAGGGGATGCAGGCCGTCATGTCCAGCGACTACGCCTTCGCTCAGTTCCGTTACCTGCAGCGCCTCCTGCTCGTGCACGGTCGCTGGTCCTACATCCGAATGTGCAAATTCCTgcgtttcttcttctttaagaaCTTCGCCTTCACTCTGGTCCATTTCTGGTACTCCTTCTTCAGCGGATTTTCCTCACAG ATCGCCTATGAAGACTGGTTCATCACTCTCTACAACCTCGCGTACAGCAGCTTACCTGTGTTGCTTGTTGGACTACTTGACCAG GACGTCAACGACAGACTCAGCCTCAAATTCCCAAAGCTTTACATTCCTGGCCAGCAGGGGACGATGTTCAACTACAAGAATTTCTTCATCAGTTTGTTCCACGGTATCTTCGTCTCTCTCGTCATCTTCTTCATCCCCTACGGTGCATTCCTGCAGACGATGGGGCAGGACGGAGAAGCGCCGTCTGACCAGCAGTCCTTCGCTGTTGTAGCCGCCTCCTCCTTGATTTTTACCGTCAACCTGCAG ATCTCTTTGGACACCTCGTACTGGACCTTCGTTAACTGCTTTGCTGTTTTGGGCAGCATTGCCATCTACTTTGGGATCATGTTTGACATCCACAGCGCTGGAATCCACGTCATCTTCCCCTCAGTGTTCACCTTCACAG